The proteins below come from a single Tepidibacillus fermentans genomic window:
- the spoIID gene encoding stage II sporulation protein D, translating into MRIRPLIFVFLFVLGAAMIFIPAVFTMIGPKKQIDLPPNKKVELKLDPNHSVKVTVYRNSLGKVETYPLEEYVRGVVAAEMPIEFELEALKAQALSARTYIIKRILEKDFSGVPQGAMVTDTVQHQVFVSDSELQKRWGLEYPAKISKLNQAINETMGQVIAYEGKPISAVYFSTSNGYTENSEDYWSKEVPYLRSVASPWDKASPKYQSTMVVPFSEIKGNLKVDATVLASTGQEWIKILEKTSTGRVKKIRVGDKLLTGREMRDLFSLRSSDFTIEVKKDQVVFHMVGYGHGVGMSQYGANGMAQEGKKAEEIVKYYYKGVQIEDYAKWVK; encoded by the coding sequence ATGAGAATTCGGCCCTTGATTTTTGTTTTCTTGTTCGTGCTTGGAGCAGCAATGATCTTTATTCCTGCTGTATTTACGATGATTGGTCCAAAAAAACAAATAGATTTACCACCGAACAAAAAAGTAGAATTAAAGTTAGATCCAAATCATTCCGTTAAAGTAACTGTCTATCGAAATTCATTAGGAAAAGTAGAAACTTATCCACTAGAAGAATATGTTCGTGGGGTCGTAGCAGCAGAAATGCCGATTGAATTTGAGCTAGAAGCATTAAAAGCTCAGGCTCTTTCTGCTCGAACATATATTATCAAAAGAATACTAGAAAAAGACTTTTCAGGAGTACCTCAAGGGGCAATGGTTACAGATACGGTTCAACATCAAGTTTTTGTCTCAGATTCTGAACTTCAAAAGCGTTGGGGACTTGAATATCCCGCAAAAATCTCAAAATTAAACCAAGCGATTAACGAAACGATGGGACAAGTGATCGCTTATGAAGGAAAACCGATTAGCGCTGTATACTTCTCAACGAGCAATGGCTATACCGAGAATTCAGAAGATTATTGGTCAAAAGAGGTTCCTTATTTAAGAAGCGTGGCAAGCCCATGGGATAAAGCATCCCCAAAATATCAATCTACCATGGTCGTACCCTTTTCAGAGATCAAAGGGAATCTAAAAGTAGATGCAACAGTTCTTGCTTCAACAGGACAAGAATGGATCAAAATCCTTGAAAAAACCTCTACTGGCCGAGTGAAGAAGATAAGAGTAGGTGACAAACTGCTAACAGGTCGCGAAATGAGAGATTTGTTCAGTCTACGCTCCTCAGATTTCACCATAGAAGTAAAAAAGGATCAGGTCGTTTTCCACATGGTTGGTTATGGACATGGAGTTGGAATGAGTCAATACGGAGCAAATGGAATGGCACAAGAGGGGAAAAAGGCTGAGGAGATTGTCAAGTATTACTATAAAGGCGTTCAGATTGAAGATTACGCAAAATGGGTAAAATAA
- the murA gene encoding UDP-N-acetylglucosamine 1-carboxyvinyltransferase, whose translation MGKIIVRGGRQLSGRVKADGAKNAVLPILAASILGQEGVSTIYEVPALDDVYTIIDVLSFIGVDIRFQDGIVTTNAAKIQRTEAPYDLVRKMRASFLVMGPLLAREGHARIALPGGCAIGSRPVDLHLKGFEAMGAKIHIGQGYIDAKVDGRLKGAKIYLDYASVGATENIIMAAVLAEGTTVIENAAQEPEIVDLANFLNSMGAKVRGAGTGTIRIDGVDQLTSTRHSVIPDRIEIGTYMVAAAITGGDILIENAITDHLKPVIAKLEEMGVMIEEEDEGLRVRASHPLKAIDIKTLPHPGFPTDMQSQMMALLLTAQGTSIITETVFENRFMHVEEFKRMNANIKIEGRTAIIEGNAKLVGTRVEATDLRAGAALVLAGLVSEGETEVTGLHHIDRGYVDLVGKLKSLGADIERIDEKENTTQELQPLWVK comes from the coding sequence TTGGGAAAAATCATCGTCCGCGGTGGGAGGCAATTATCAGGTAGGGTAAAAGCCGATGGGGCAAAAAATGCGGTACTCCCGATACTTGCGGCATCAATTCTAGGGCAAGAAGGAGTAAGTACAATCTACGAAGTCCCCGCCCTAGATGATGTATACACCATCATCGATGTCTTATCTTTTATTGGAGTCGATATACGATTTCAAGATGGAATTGTAACAACAAATGCAGCGAAGATTCAGCGTACAGAAGCACCTTATGACCTCGTTCGCAAAATGAGAGCATCTTTTCTAGTTATGGGTCCTCTATTAGCGAGGGAAGGCCATGCACGAATTGCACTACCTGGTGGTTGTGCAATTGGAAGTCGCCCAGTCGACCTTCACCTTAAAGGTTTCGAAGCAATGGGCGCAAAAATCCACATTGGCCAAGGATATATCGATGCAAAAGTAGATGGAAGACTTAAAGGAGCAAAAATTTATTTAGATTACGCGAGCGTAGGAGCAACAGAGAATATTATCATGGCTGCTGTTTTAGCTGAAGGTACCACAGTGATTGAGAATGCAGCTCAAGAGCCTGAAATTGTTGACCTCGCTAATTTCCTCAACTCTATGGGTGCTAAAGTAAGAGGGGCTGGAACAGGGACCATTCGGATTGATGGGGTTGATCAATTAACATCGACAAGACACAGCGTGATTCCTGACCGAATAGAAATTGGGACATATATGGTAGCAGCAGCAATCACAGGTGGAGACATTCTTATCGAAAACGCGATTACCGATCATCTCAAACCAGTCATTGCGAAATTGGAAGAAATGGGAGTCATGATTGAAGAGGAAGATGAAGGATTAAGAGTTCGTGCATCTCATCCACTAAAAGCCATTGATATCAAAACACTTCCCCATCCTGGATTCCCAACCGATATGCAATCGCAAATGATGGCCTTATTGTTAACAGCACAAGGAACAAGCATTATTACAGAGACTGTTTTTGAAAATCGTTTTATGCATGTAGAAGAATTTAAACGAATGAACGCAAATATTAAAATTGAGGGTCGTACAGCAATCATAGAAGGAAATGCGAAGTTAGTCGGAACCCGAGTAGAAGCGACCGATTTAAGAGCAGGTGCGGCACTTGTATTAGCTGGACTAGTTTCTGAAGGTGAAACAGAAGTAACAGGTCTGCATCATATTGATCGAGGTTATGTTGATCTAGTTGGGAAATTAAAAAGCTTAGGCGCCGATATCGAAAGAATTGATGAAAAAGAAAATACCACCCAAGAGTTACAACCGCTCTGGGTGAAATAG
- a CDS encoding YwmB family TATA-box binding protein — protein sequence MIKKKHLGYMILISILFLLGMTVPNNNKNDLQLLLNGFQQTKAELKQYSFHVGIPYQPLKEEQLFTKGKELSQIFHLPVGKVESFDQQPFYASKGTWENGTEIELQLKNINQNTNTYLVIKVTGNRSFQELEQDYQTFNKLLQMAHINPKINTCVQGEISDKLNNAEQYQLIQKVLKKIDASIVEELKTDLVTSVSAYSPEVGQAIQTKGGEMNLQMATHYDSLHNKTILTMGTPIITIEY from the coding sequence ATGATAAAGAAAAAACACCTCGGGTACATGATCTTGATCAGTATCTTATTTTTATTGGGCATGACCGTACCAAACAACAATAAGAATGATCTACAATTGCTTTTAAACGGATTTCAACAAACGAAAGCAGAGCTCAAGCAATATTCATTTCATGTAGGTATTCCTTATCAACCCCTGAAAGAAGAGCAATTATTCACAAAAGGAAAGGAATTAAGTCAAATATTTCATCTTCCTGTTGGAAAAGTTGAGAGCTTTGACCAACAACCTTTTTATGCGAGTAAAGGAACATGGGAAAATGGTACAGAAATTGAATTACAATTAAAGAATATTAACCAAAATACCAATACTTATCTCGTAATCAAAGTAACAGGAAATCGATCTTTTCAGGAATTAGAACAGGATTATCAAACATTCAATAAATTGTTACAAATGGCCCATATAAATCCTAAAATTAACACTTGTGTCCAAGGGGAAATCAGTGATAAACTGAATAATGCTGAACAATATCAGTTAATTCAAAAAGTCCTGAAAAAGATTGATGCTTCAATTGTTGAAGAATTAAAAACTGATTTAGTCACAAGCGTTTCTGCCTATTCCCCTGAGGTTGGACAAGCGATCCAAACCAAGGGAGGAGAAATGAATTTGCAAATGGCAACTCATTATGATTCCTTACATAACAAAACCATACTTACAATGGGAACGCCTATTATTACGATTGAATATTAA
- a CDS encoding DUF1146 family protein, whose amino-acid sequence MESYFVYTSIVGIVVTLISIGVSWWALQVVRFDVFTFRPKSPQAIALQIILSIVIGYQLSRFLLDYVSWSYQLHNLIQ is encoded by the coding sequence ATGGAATCCTACTTTGTCTATACTAGTATTGTAGGAATTGTCGTTACGCTCATTAGTATTGGCGTTTCTTGGTGGGCTTTACAAGTTGTTCGTTTTGATGTGTTTACCTTTCGCCCAAAAAGCCCACAAGCCATCGCATTACAAATCATCTTATCCATTGTTATCGGCTATCAATTGTCACGTTTTCTCTTAGATTATGTAAGTTGGTCCTATCAGCTACACAATCTAATTCAATAA
- a CDS encoding S8 family peptidase produces the protein MQYKNHIWRPILLVIALLFLLDMLVPKPYEPSIIQTHHKENEWIIKWKKNDYPKEILNDAMLLNWVPELRVTKLRLKENVNLSEWLKKWENNPDIEYIHPNSIIRISQVPNDLFFSKQTYLKKIHITKAWDQVNSTSDITIAILDTGIDLEHPDLKANVVDGINLLDRNAKPQDDNGHGTNVAGIVAAVGNNSMGIAGITWKAKLMPVKVLDKKGEGDSFLVGQGIRYAVDHGAKIILLSLGEPVYTPFMKEAVDYAQSKNVLIVAASGNEGDQLNYPAAFSNVLSVGAVNQNDQHARYSNYGQQLDVVAPGDNIYTTELGGGYTTNSGTSMAAPQVAGLAALLYQKYPNLTPKEVENIIKFSADDVDQVGWDEKTGFGKINAERAINFPLEKLKDGFEPNDTKVTAAVFPYNDSLHGELTLNQDRDWYKIELPYKGVVEFQLSLEQTLTTPIQLTVFPNEMNKDFVYKMKDSTKISLNLPQGISYIQLEYSDPNQKGMSRVEYSLANRYRINQDRFENNDNLWEASPIPNLNQIVKGTFHKEHDWDWYQIEVNQSGELTVNVSVDTNRLDPVIWFQAKGKKKLEIDEKGSGEKEEKTISVTPGIYYIRLADYNGYEVIGEYLLYFQFTTSDGDTHEPNDLPKEASPLAGSYVITKGIIFDEKDQDWFQIDLHQTAMIEVKGTNGQNQKLKVVLYNQQLDAIWENSGTTINQISRLTKGSYYIRVEAPNPLTSYQLIFIQHIDSGNVNRTSYQ, from the coding sequence ATGCAATATAAAAATCATATCTGGCGACCGATCCTACTCGTCATTGCACTCCTATTTCTTTTGGATATGCTAGTACCAAAACCTTATGAACCTTCCATCATTCAAACCCATCATAAAGAAAATGAATGGATTATTAAATGGAAAAAAAATGATTATCCAAAAGAAATATTAAATGATGCAATGCTGTTAAATTGGGTGCCAGAATTAAGAGTGACCAAGCTCCGATTGAAGGAGAATGTGAACCTAAGTGAATGGCTGAAAAAATGGGAAAATAATCCTGATATTGAATATATCCACCCCAATTCAATTATCCGTATATCACAAGTGCCTAACGATCTTTTCTTTTCCAAACAAACGTATTTAAAAAAGATCCATATAACGAAAGCCTGGGATCAAGTGAATAGCACTTCGGATATAACGATTGCAATTCTTGATACGGGAATTGATCTCGAACATCCTGACTTAAAAGCGAATGTAGTAGATGGAATCAATCTACTTGATCGAAATGCCAAACCTCAAGATGATAACGGTCATGGTACGAATGTGGCAGGGATTGTAGCAGCAGTTGGCAACAATAGTATGGGAATAGCAGGAATCACGTGGAAAGCAAAGTTGATGCCAGTAAAGGTTTTAGACAAAAAAGGTGAAGGCGACTCTTTTCTTGTTGGACAAGGGATTCGTTACGCGGTGGATCATGGAGCCAAAATCATTCTTCTGTCACTAGGAGAACCAGTGTATACCCCTTTTATGAAAGAAGCCGTTGATTATGCTCAAAGCAAAAATGTACTCATTGTTGCAGCATCTGGGAATGAAGGTGATCAACTCAATTATCCTGCTGCATTTTCCAATGTCCTTTCCGTTGGAGCGGTCAATCAAAACGATCAACATGCCCGCTATTCCAATTATGGACAACAATTAGATGTGGTTGCACCTGGTGATAATATTTATACCACAGAATTAGGAGGAGGTTATACAACAAATTCGGGAACATCAATGGCTGCACCACAAGTAGCAGGGTTAGCTGCATTACTATACCAAAAGTATCCCAATCTTACCCCTAAAGAAGTAGAGAACATAATCAAATTCTCTGCTGATGATGTAGACCAAGTAGGATGGGATGAAAAAACAGGTTTTGGCAAAATCAATGCAGAACGAGCCATAAATTTTCCGTTAGAAAAATTAAAGGATGGATTCGAACCCAATGATACAAAAGTAACGGCAGCGGTTTTTCCCTATAATGATAGCTTACATGGAGAGCTAACGTTAAATCAAGATCGTGATTGGTATAAAATAGAACTACCTTATAAAGGAGTTGTTGAATTTCAATTGAGTTTAGAGCAAACATTAACGACTCCCATTCAATTAACTGTGTTTCCTAATGAAATGAATAAAGATTTTGTTTACAAAATGAAAGACAGTACCAAGATTTCACTCAACCTTCCCCAAGGGATCTCCTACATTCAGCTAGAATATTCCGATCCTAACCAAAAGGGGATGAGTAGGGTAGAGTATTCATTAGCGAACCGGTATCGAATCAATCAAGATCGATTCGAGAATAACGATAACCTCTGGGAAGCATCCCCAATTCCAAATTTAAATCAAATTGTCAAAGGGACATTTCATAAGGAACACGATTGGGACTGGTATCAGATTGAAGTAAATCAAAGTGGGGAATTAACGGTGAATGTATCCGTTGATACGAATCGATTGGATCCTGTCATCTGGTTTCAAGCAAAAGGGAAAAAGAAACTGGAAATCGATGAAAAGGGTTCAGGAGAAAAAGAAGAAAAAACGATTTCAGTAACACCTGGAATCTATTATATCAGGTTAGCGGATTATAATGGTTATGAAGTGATAGGGGAATATCTATTATATTTTCAATTCACAACATCTGATGGGGATACCCATGAACCGAATGATCTGCCAAAAGAAGCCTCACCATTAGCTGGGAGTTACGTAATCACAAAAGGGATCATTTTCGATGAAAAAGATCAAGACTGGTTTCAAATCGATTTGCATCAGACAGCAATGATTGAAGTCAAGGGTACGAATGGGCAAAATCAAAAGCTAAAAGTTGTGTTATACAATCAGCAATTGGATGCCATTTGGGAAAATAGCGGGACCACGATCAACCAAATCAGTCGTTTAACAAAAGGGAGCTATTATATTCGCGTGGAAGCACCAAACCCGCTAACATCCTATCAATTGATTTTCATACAACATATTGATTCTGGGAATGTAAATCGGACTAGCTATCAATGA